The sequence TGCCAAGCTCCAGAACCCAGAAATCCTCGTCGCCATCCATCTCCAGAATGGACAGGGGCAGGCCAATCTGGTTGTTCAGATTGCGAAAATTCTTGGCGGTGCGACCTGCCGCCGACAGCACCTGCGCCAGCATCTCCTTGACCGTGGTCTTGCCCGCCGATCCACTCACCCCGATAACCCTGGCGCGGGTCTTTTCCCGCCAGGCCCGGGCCAGCCGGCCCAGCGCCGATGTCGTATCCCGCACCAGCAGCACAGGTACGTCCAGATCGAGAGGTGCGCTGGCCACCACGGCGCAGGCGCCATTTTCCACTGCCTGGCGCGCGAATTCATGCCCGTCGAGCTTTTGCCCGACGATGCAGAAAAAGAGGTCGCCTTTGCGAACGGCCCGGCTATCGATGCAGACCCGGCCCACGGTCAGGTCATGGTCCTGTTCGATGCTTGAGGCCATGGCTGAGGCGATTTGCGTCAGGGTCATGTTCATGCCAGGCACTCCCGCACGACCTCGAAGTCCGAAAAATGACGCTTTTCCGTGCCGATGACCTGATAATCCTCATGGCCCTTGCCGGCGATGAGCAGGGCGTCTCCGGGCTGCATGCTCTGTACGGCCAGCGCGATGGCCTTGCGCCGATCGACCTCGCGCAGGACCAGACGCGCGCCGGCCAGGCCCGGTTCGATCTGGTCGAGGATGGACTCGGGATCCTCGGTGCGCGGGTTGTCCGAAGTGACCACGGCCACGTCGGCATGCCTCGCCACAGCGGCCCCCATGAGCGGCCTCTTGCTCGCATCGCGATCGCCGCCGCAACCGAACACCGTGATCAGACGCTTGAAACCCATGCTTTTGAGCGCCACGGATACTTTTTCCAGCGCGTCCGGAGTGTGGGCATAGTCAATAAAGATGTTCAGCTCGCGCGTGTTGGGCACCCTCTCCAGGCGTCCGGGAGCACCCAGAGCCTGACTCAGGCAAGCGCACTGCGCCGCGGTCAGCCCCAGCAGCAGCCCCGCGCCCACGGCCGAAAGCAGATTGTAGGCGTTGTGACGGCCCACCAGACTGGTGCGCAGTTCCCAGGCATTTCCGTCGTGACTGATGCCAAGGGTCATGCCCTCGGTCCCGGCGCCAAGGATCCGGCACCGCAGCTCGGCATCCTCGGAATCGAGTCCGAATCCCAGCAGATCGGGACGCATCATTTTCAGACGCCGCCCATACTCGTCGTCGACATTGACGAGGCCCCGGGCGCAACGCGCCGGGCCATCCAGAAACAGACGGCTCTTGGCCTCGAAATACCGCTCCATGTCCCCATGGTAGTCCAGGTGGTCCTGGGTCAGGTTGGAGAACACGCCCACGGCCATGGGCAACCCGGCGGTGCGTTCCTGATCCAGGGCGTGGGAGGAGACTTCCATGACCAGATCCTCCACGCCGTCGCGGACCATGCGGCCGATGATCCCGTGCAGGCTCAGGCAGTCCGGCGTGGTCATGGTCGCCGCAACCTTCGCTCCGGGCCAGGAACAGTGCACCGTGCCGATGAGACCCGTCATCAATCCATTGGCGCTGAGCAGAAAATGAATCAGATGCGCGGTCGTGGTCTTGCCGTTGGTGCCGGTCACGCCGACAATCCTCGGCAGACGGGACTCCGTCCCGCAGGCAGCGCGGGCCAGTACGCCAAGGGTCTGCGCGGGGTTCGGCACCGCGAGAGTGGAGACGCCTGCGGCCGGGGCGACAGCGACACCCTCTTTGTGCACCACGACCCGTGCGCCGCGAGCCACCGCATCCTCGATGAACCGCGCGCCGTCGACCCGCGTACCTGATAACGCAACGAAAACGTCGCCAGGCGTGACCGCACCCGAATGGGTGCGCAGCCCGGTTCCGCTTCGAAGCATTTCAAGCACGTTCTGTAGATTCATCTGGTTCATCCCTAACCCGGTTGCCCTGTCAGCCAGAGCTGACATTTCTTGTCCGCCGGCCATTTTTCGCCGGGGAGCGGCTTTTGCTTATCGATGATCACGCCCTGCCCCTTGACCACGGGAACAATCCCGCGCGCCACAAGGATCTCAAGCGCTTCGCG is a genomic window of Desulfomicrobium baculatum DSM 4028 containing:
- a CDS encoding UDP-N-acetylmuramoyl-L-alanyl-D-glutamate--2,6-diaminopimelate ligase gives rise to the protein MNLQNVLEMLRSGTGLRTHSGAVTPGDVFVALSGTRVDGARFIEDAVARGARVVVHKEGVAVAPAAGVSTLAVPNPAQTLGVLARAACGTESRLPRIVGVTGTNGKTTTAHLIHFLLSANGLMTGLIGTVHCSWPGAKVAATMTTPDCLSLHGIIGRMVRDGVEDLVMEVSSHALDQERTAGLPMAVGVFSNLTQDHLDYHGDMERYFEAKSRLFLDGPARCARGLVNVDDEYGRRLKMMRPDLLGFGLDSEDAELRCRILGAGTEGMTLGISHDGNAWELRTSLVGRHNAYNLLSAVGAGLLLGLTAAQCACLSQALGAPGRLERVPNTRELNIFIDYAHTPDALEKVSVALKSMGFKRLITVFGCGGDRDASKRPLMGAAVARHADVAVVTSDNPRTEDPESILDQIEPGLAGARLVLREVDRRKAIALAVQSMQPGDALLIAGKGHEDYQVIGTEKRHFSDFEVVRECLA